Proteins encoded by one window of Conger conger chromosome 1, fConCon1.1, whole genome shotgun sequence:
- the zufsp gene encoding zinc finger-containing ubiquitin peptidase 1 isoform X1 — MLEKAVMFTCEICGEDVPSESEMRSHLLLGHLEAQVRCPLCSLAGVSYDELQLHINTAHAEEGLQQQPKCTNTGTCQTGAGPHLRCSLASNKGTRGVPSCNGAPNTDSSNRVASVGISDGSSNEGCSNRVSSGGTSNVSSNAASSNKVANGNISDKVTDSPRAECLSHQNKACMNGHSCTPQGESMHTHNSEADQEPVKTKHKRLSSPRKDKLLPCPLCSSVFSDCFILQEHVELHLQDKNVMEGDLAQGFKCPMCSLTCSDGSALQLHVELHLEAGTESSHSDMQLARRLQQEEDARRKAEEDKREAAEFKKLQKQFGLDSRGGYRRQIERNMEKAVSRGQMAPAEFHRKRVEVMESLASGVDNGKTRTSGLIAALYECYQREGSDIAHVWLSSETDHYCSSDGDQGWGCGYRNFQMLLSSLHKIEVYKGCFTDGTVPSIPRVQALIEEAWCKGVDPQGASHFDRKLQGSSAWIGATEIYSLFTSFGVRARIVDFHQPTGPGNTHPQLFEWVKRYFSVSASRGTRLPPRVVQTTQPPIYLQHQGHSRSIVGVEQRKNGSLCLLIFDPGCSAGNMRKLLARDITGASLRHLRKHPGSLKHNQYQIVTVEGVLSPEERRTRIVNSRSLRADRIP; from the exons ATGCTTGAAAAG GCCGTCATGTTCACATGTGAAATTTGCGGGGAGGACGTGCCCTCAGAATCGGAGATGAGGTCACACCTGCTCCTTGGTCACCTGGAGGCCCAGGTGAGATGCCCTCTCTGTTCGCTGGCAGGCGTGTCCTACGACGAGCTCCAGCTCCACATCAACACAGCCCACGCAGAGGAAGGGCTCCAGCAACAGCCAAAATGCACCAACACAGGGACTTGCCAGACTGGTGCCGGACCTCACCTAAGGTGTTCGCTGGCCTCCAACAAAGGCACGAGGGGTGTGCCCAGCTGTAATGGTGCGCCCAATACGGACAGCTCTAACCGAGTAGCCAGTGTGGGTATTTCAGATGGCTCGTCCAATGAGGGCTGCTCTAACAGGGTGTCCAGTGGTGGTACTTCAAATGTCTCATCCAATGCAGCCAGCTCTAACAAGGTGGCCAATGGTAACATTTCTGACAAAGTAACGGACAGCCCTAGGGCAGAGTGTTTGTCACATCAGAACAAAGCCTGTATGAATGGACATTCCTGCACTCCGCAAGGGGAGAGTATGCACACTCACAACAGTGAAGCGGACCAGGAACccgtcaaaacaaaacataaacgcCTGTCCTCACCCAGGAAAG ATAAGCTCCTTCCCTGCCCACTGTGTTCTTCGGTGTTCAGTGACTGCTTCATCCTGCAGGAACATGTAGAGCTGCACCTGCAGGACAAAAATGTGATGGAAG GTGATCTTGCTCAGGGTTTCAAGTGTCCCATGTGTTCTCTGACCTGTTCTGACGGCAGCGCTCTGCAGCTGCACGTGGAGCTCCACCTAGAAGCTGGAACAG AGAGCAGCCACTCCGACATGCAGCTGGCCAGGCGACTTCAGCAGGAAGAGGACGCGAGGAGGAAGGCAGAGGAAGACAAACGAGAGGCAGCGGAGTTCAAAAAGCTGCAG AAGCAGTTTGGCCTGGACAGCAGAGGGGGCTATCGCAGACAGATTGAGAGGAACATGGAGAAGGCTGTGTCCCGTGGTCAAATGGCCCCTGCAGAGTTCCACAGAAAGagggtggaggtgatggagtCTCTGGCCTCGGGGGTAGATAATGGAAAGACCAGAACATCGG GTTTGATAGCTGCCTTATATGAGTGTTACCAGAGGGAGGGGTCTGACATTGCCCACGTGTGGCTGAGCTCGGAAACTGACCACTACTGTTCATCTGATggggaccagggctgggggtgCGGCTACAGGAACTTCCAAATGCTGCTTTCATCGCTCCATAAGATTGAGGTTTACAAAGGCTGTTTCACTG ACggaacagtccccagcatccCCCGAGTGCAAGCCCTTATAGAGGAGGCCTGGTGTAAAGGGGTAGATCCCCAGGGGGCTTCTCACTTTGACCGCAAGCTGCAGGGTTCGTCTGCCTGGATAGGGGCTACCGAAATCTACTCTCTCTTCACCTCCTTTGGAGTCAG GGCTCGTATTGTGGACTTCCACCAGCCCACCGGCCCAGGGAACACCCACCCCCAGCTTTTTGAGTGGGTGAAGAGGTACTTCTCTGTCTCAGCCAGCAGGGGTACTAGACTACCCCCCCGGGTGGTGCAGACCACACAACCCCCCATATACCTGCAACACCAAG GTCACAGTCGATCCATCGTGGGGGTGGAGCAGAGGAAGAACGGTAGCCTGTGCCTCCTCATCTTCGACCCGGGCTGCTCTGCGGGGAACATGAGGAAGCTGCTCGCTCGTGACATCACGGGCGCAAGTTTGCGGCACCTGAGAAAGCACCCTGGGAGCCTGAAGCACAATCAGTACCAGATCGTGACTGTGGAAGGTGTGCTGTCCCCAGAGGAGAGACGG ACACGGATCGTGAACTCCAGAAGCTTGCGTGCAGATAGGATTCCCTGA
- the zufsp gene encoding zinc finger-containing ubiquitin peptidase 1 isoform X2 → MFTCEICGEDVPSESEMRSHLLLGHLEAQVRCPLCSLAGVSYDELQLHINTAHAEEGLQQQPKCTNTGTCQTGAGPHLRCSLASNKGTRGVPSCNGAPNTDSSNRVASVGISDGSSNEGCSNRVSSGGTSNVSSNAASSNKVANGNISDKVTDSPRAECLSHQNKACMNGHSCTPQGESMHTHNSEADQEPVKTKHKRLSSPRKDKLLPCPLCSSVFSDCFILQEHVELHLQDKNVMEGDLAQGFKCPMCSLTCSDGSALQLHVELHLEAGTESSHSDMQLARRLQQEEDARRKAEEDKREAAEFKKLQKQFGLDSRGGYRRQIERNMEKAVSRGQMAPAEFHRKRVEVMESLASGVDNGKTRTSGLIAALYECYQREGSDIAHVWLSSETDHYCSSDGDQGWGCGYRNFQMLLSSLHKIEVYKGCFTDGTVPSIPRVQALIEEAWCKGVDPQGASHFDRKLQGSSAWIGATEIYSLFTSFGVRARIVDFHQPTGPGNTHPQLFEWVKRYFSVSASRGTRLPPRVVQTTQPPIYLQHQGHSRSIVGVEQRKNGSLCLLIFDPGCSAGNMRKLLARDITGASLRHLRKHPGSLKHNQYQIVTVEGVLSPEERRTRIVNSRSLRADRIP, encoded by the exons ATGTTCACATGTGAAATTTGCGGGGAGGACGTGCCCTCAGAATCGGAGATGAGGTCACACCTGCTCCTTGGTCACCTGGAGGCCCAGGTGAGATGCCCTCTCTGTTCGCTGGCAGGCGTGTCCTACGACGAGCTCCAGCTCCACATCAACACAGCCCACGCAGAGGAAGGGCTCCAGCAACAGCCAAAATGCACCAACACAGGGACTTGCCAGACTGGTGCCGGACCTCACCTAAGGTGTTCGCTGGCCTCCAACAAAGGCACGAGGGGTGTGCCCAGCTGTAATGGTGCGCCCAATACGGACAGCTCTAACCGAGTAGCCAGTGTGGGTATTTCAGATGGCTCGTCCAATGAGGGCTGCTCTAACAGGGTGTCCAGTGGTGGTACTTCAAATGTCTCATCCAATGCAGCCAGCTCTAACAAGGTGGCCAATGGTAACATTTCTGACAAAGTAACGGACAGCCCTAGGGCAGAGTGTTTGTCACATCAGAACAAAGCCTGTATGAATGGACATTCCTGCACTCCGCAAGGGGAGAGTATGCACACTCACAACAGTGAAGCGGACCAGGAACccgtcaaaacaaaacataaacgcCTGTCCTCACCCAGGAAAG ATAAGCTCCTTCCCTGCCCACTGTGTTCTTCGGTGTTCAGTGACTGCTTCATCCTGCAGGAACATGTAGAGCTGCACCTGCAGGACAAAAATGTGATGGAAG GTGATCTTGCTCAGGGTTTCAAGTGTCCCATGTGTTCTCTGACCTGTTCTGACGGCAGCGCTCTGCAGCTGCACGTGGAGCTCCACCTAGAAGCTGGAACAG AGAGCAGCCACTCCGACATGCAGCTGGCCAGGCGACTTCAGCAGGAAGAGGACGCGAGGAGGAAGGCAGAGGAAGACAAACGAGAGGCAGCGGAGTTCAAAAAGCTGCAG AAGCAGTTTGGCCTGGACAGCAGAGGGGGCTATCGCAGACAGATTGAGAGGAACATGGAGAAGGCTGTGTCCCGTGGTCAAATGGCCCCTGCAGAGTTCCACAGAAAGagggtggaggtgatggagtCTCTGGCCTCGGGGGTAGATAATGGAAAGACCAGAACATCGG GTTTGATAGCTGCCTTATATGAGTGTTACCAGAGGGAGGGGTCTGACATTGCCCACGTGTGGCTGAGCTCGGAAACTGACCACTACTGTTCATCTGATggggaccagggctgggggtgCGGCTACAGGAACTTCCAAATGCTGCTTTCATCGCTCCATAAGATTGAGGTTTACAAAGGCTGTTTCACTG ACggaacagtccccagcatccCCCGAGTGCAAGCCCTTATAGAGGAGGCCTGGTGTAAAGGGGTAGATCCCCAGGGGGCTTCTCACTTTGACCGCAAGCTGCAGGGTTCGTCTGCCTGGATAGGGGCTACCGAAATCTACTCTCTCTTCACCTCCTTTGGAGTCAG GGCTCGTATTGTGGACTTCCACCAGCCCACCGGCCCAGGGAACACCCACCCCCAGCTTTTTGAGTGGGTGAAGAGGTACTTCTCTGTCTCAGCCAGCAGGGGTACTAGACTACCCCCCCGGGTGGTGCAGACCACACAACCCCCCATATACCTGCAACACCAAG GTCACAGTCGATCCATCGTGGGGGTGGAGCAGAGGAAGAACGGTAGCCTGTGCCTCCTCATCTTCGACCCGGGCTGCTCTGCGGGGAACATGAGGAAGCTGCTCGCTCGTGACATCACGGGCGCAAGTTTGCGGCACCTGAGAAAGCACCCTGGGAGCCTGAAGCACAATCAGTACCAGATCGTGACTGTGGAAGGTGTGCTGTCCCCAGAGGAGAGACGG ACACGGATCGTGAACTCCAGAAGCTTGCGTGCAGATAGGATTCCCTGA